A stretch of Blautia liquoris DNA encodes these proteins:
- a CDS encoding response regulator transcription factor has product MEEIKVLIADDELPVREELAAFPWAKYTCRIVGEARNGKEALQLCAELHPNMIITDLAMPIMNGIELAEKLRVYYPDIQIVFLTVLENFEYAQHAIQLNVIDYIVKFQMQESSIAKVLDKARNIMEKEDFLTKMSNRTKRQKLSKLFSYYFIEQKMNRSHMSELEQTMIEMSFLDSKKEFLFLIQDISGKYRQVIDSELLEYLEGCKFVDEWMELCPGIYVIKVLSERINSVTQALRDGIKSYFQSLIELPKAYFVVYPYTSRFHTFLEYINHIYGWYETHFYYSDKTTFRQQEILKTNAMTDEDLQAMSSIFSKLDLDRIDFEKAYCLYAKRHKLSVDQLKEVSIGLIKSYFKKNQKDYPEHLQIDKLEVYNIEQLASYIQNTCLIEVLYRPEVYRAIRIIREEYANPLTLTSVAEQVGLSPQYLSRVFREQAGENFVEYLTRIRIQKAKDLVLEGHHKVYEIADMVGMPNYRYFSTLFRKIVGVSPTQLRSGKSDEWKRKS; this is encoded by the coding sequence ATGGAAGAAATAAAGGTGTTAATAGCGGATGATGAACTGCCAGTGCGTGAGGAACTCGCAGCATTTCCATGGGCAAAGTATACCTGCAGAATAGTGGGTGAAGCCAGGAATGGAAAGGAGGCTCTGCAGCTTTGTGCGGAATTACATCCCAATATGATTATTACTGACCTTGCAATGCCTATTATGAACGGAATTGAGTTAGCTGAAAAATTACGTGTTTATTATCCTGACATCCAGATTGTGTTTTTGACCGTTTTGGAAAATTTTGAATATGCGCAACATGCGATTCAACTTAATGTAATTGATTATATAGTCAAATTTCAGATGCAGGAAAGCAGCATTGCCAAAGTATTAGATAAGGCTCGTAATATAATGGAAAAGGAAGATTTTTTGACAAAAATGTCTAATCGAACAAAACGGCAAAAATTATCTAAACTTTTTTCTTATTACTTTATTGAACAGAAAATGAATAGAAGTCATATGAGTGAGTTGGAACAGACGATGATCGAAATGAGTTTTCTGGACAGTAAGAAAGAATTTCTTTTTTTGATACAAGATATTTCTGGCAAGTATCGCCAGGTAATTGATAGCGAACTGTTGGAGTATCTTGAAGGGTGTAAATTTGTGGATGAGTGGATGGAGCTGTGTCCTGGTATATATGTTATTAAAGTATTAAGTGAAAGGATCAATAGCGTTACACAAGCACTCAGAGATGGCATTAAATCATATTTTCAATCATTAATAGAATTGCCGAAAGCATACTTTGTTGTTTATCCATATACCTCAAGATTTCATACCTTTCTAGAATATATAAATCATATTTATGGATGGTATGAGACGCACTTTTATTATTCTGATAAGACAACCTTCCGTCAACAGGAAATACTGAAAACGAATGCAATGACAGATGAAGACTTACAGGCAATGTCATCAATTTTTTCTAAACTTGATTTAGACCGCATTGACTTTGAAAAGGCCTATTGTTTATATGCCAAACGGCATAAGTTAAGTGTAGACCAATTGAAAGAGGTTTCGATTGGTCTGATTAAAAGTTATTTTAAAAAAAATCAAAAAGACTATCCCGAACATTTACAAATTGATAAACTGGAGGTCTATAATATTGAACAATTAGCTTCTTATATTCAAAATACATGTTTAATCGAAGTCTTGTATCGACCAGAGGTATATCGTGCGATTCGAATTATTCGAGAAGAGTATGCTAACCCATTGACACTTACGAGTGTTGCTGAACAAGTAGGTTTAAGTCCTCAGTATTTGAGTCGAGTTTTTCGGGAACAGGCAGGAGAAAACTTTGTGGAATACCTCACGAGAATACGCATTCAGAAGGCAAAGGATCTTGTGTTGGAGGGACATCATAAGGTATATGAGATCGCTGACATGGTGGGAATGCCTAATTATCGATATTTTAGTACCCTATTCCGAAAAATTGTTGGTGTGAGTCCAACACAGTTACGCAGTGGTAAGAGTGATGAGTGGAAAAGAAAAAGTTAA